GGCATCGACCGGGCGCAGGAACGACAGCAGGACGTCGACACCGCTCAGTCGGGCCGTGTGCAAGCCGACCCAGAGCCTCGCGGGCTCGGTGCCCGGCGCGGTGCGAAGCACCGGCAGCTGTAGCGCGCCCGAATGACGGCGCAGCTGGTCGATGAGATGGCCCGCGCTGGGCAGCGGTGCACCGGACTCGTCTCGCAGTGCTTGGTCGATTCGAATCCGACCTGCGGTCAGCTCCGCCTCGGGGATGCCGAGCAGCGTCGCTGCGAGTTCGTTCGCGGCGAGAACGTCACCGCGCATGTTCTGAAGCAGCACTCCGACCGGTAGTTCTGCGACGATGTCGCCCCAGACCGACCCGACTTCGCGTCGTGCCGCCGTACCCACGGCACTCATTTGGCCCCATACCTTCCGCCGAACGGAGCACTGTGGCTGAGCCTTCCTTGGGATTAGCCACAGTTCAAGTCAGCCGTGGCGCTCAGAAGGATGGTTTCCGCAGCTATGTGACAGCACAGAGTGACGGCGACGGGAACCGATGCTGCCCTACCCGGTGGTGATGCACCTTCGGAAGCTCCACCGAGACGCGAGTGCCGGTGATCATGGGTCGGTTCGCAGCAGTTCCCAGGTCGGGTAATGCGGGTCGAAGGATCGAAGGGGCCCCCGGTCTGTTGTCGACCGGGGGCCCGCAACGTGGATCGGAGAATGGTTTCGATCAGCCCTTGGCTGCGGCGCGGATGGGTGCGCCGACGTGGTGCATGTGCTTCAACGCGATGGCGTAGGACTCGATCAGGCCCGTCTCCTGATAGGGGACCTTCAGCTCGGCGCAGTAGTCGCGCACGATCTTCTTCGCCTTCGGCAGGTTGGGCGAGGGCATGTTCGGGAACAGGTGGTGCTCGATCTGGTAGTTGAGGCCGCCGAGCGCGATGTCGATGGCCACCCCACCCTTGATGTTCCGCGAGGTCAGTACCTGCTTGCGGAGGAAGTCGAGCTCGTCCTCCTTGGTCAGCGTCGGCATGCCCTTGTGGTTGGGCGCGAACGTGCAGCCGAGGTAGACGCCGAAGAGTGCCTGGTTGACCAGCAGGAACACGATGGCCTTGCCGACCGGCAGCACGGTGAACACCGCGGCCAGGTAGAAGGCGAAGTGGGCGAACAGCGTCACAGCCTCCCAGGCGCGGCCACGGAGGTTCGGCCGGAACAGACCTCGGACACTGGCCACATGCAGGTTGAAGCCCTCCAGGGTGAGCAACGGGAAGAAGAGGAACGCCTGCCTGCGGCCGATGAACTTGGCGATCCCGCTGCTGTTGCGTGCCTGTCGCTCCGACCAGATGAGCAGTTCCGGCGAGACGTCCGGGTCGAGCTCCTCATGGTTGGGATTCGCATGGTGGCGGGTGTGCTTGTCCATCCACCAGCCGTAACTCATGCCGACACCGAGATTGCCCGCTATTCGACCGGAGATCTCGCTGATCCGCCGCTTCCGGAACACCTGCCGGTGCGCGAGGTCGTGTGCGACCAAGGCGAGCTGGGCGAAGATCACCGCGAGGAAGGCCGCGACGGTGAGCTGCCACCAGGTGTCGCCCATCAGGAAGAACGTGACCCAGCCGCCTACGTACAGCAGGCCGACGATGCTCAACCTCGCGACGTAGTAACCGGGCCTGCGTTCGAGCAGTCCCGCATCGTTGATCCGCTTGGCGAGCTCGGCGAAGTCGCTACCCGTCGGCGCCGTGGCGGTCTCGGATGCCTCCGGCCGGGCTGCGATCGTGGCGGTCGCGGATCCGTCTTTCGCATCGCTCCGCGCGGCGACCCCGCCGGAGGGGGCTGCTTCAGTCATGTGCACTGATTCTACGGAGCAGCCCGCTGGATACAGTCAGGGTAGACGTCTGGACTTCTCGCAAGATTCGTGCATTCGT
This Actinoalloteichus hymeniacidonis DNA region includes the following protein-coding sequences:
- a CDS encoding fatty acid desaturase family protein; this translates as MTEAAPSGGVAARSDAKDGSATATIAARPEASETATAPTGSDFAELAKRINDAGLLERRPGYYVARLSIVGLLYVGGWVTFFLMGDTWWQLTVAAFLAVIFAQLALVAHDLAHRQVFRKRRISEISGRIAGNLGVGMSYGWWMDKHTRHHANPNHEELDPDVSPELLIWSERQARNSSGIAKFIGRRQAFLFFPLLTLEGFNLHVASVRGLFRPNLRGRAWEAVTLFAHFAFYLAAVFTVLPVGKAIVFLLVNQALFGVYLGCTFAPNHKGMPTLTKEDELDFLRKQVLTSRNIKGGVAIDIALGGLNYQIEHHLFPNMPSPNLPKAKKIVRDYCAELKVPYQETGLIESYAIALKHMHHVGAPIRAAAKG